The Paenibacillus uliginis N3/975 genome has a window encoding:
- a CDS encoding DMT family transporter has product MENVSSSVKVQPTSTAKGKSSFKGGFWLVVLGAALWGVDPLFRIILLKNMTSSQIVLLEHVIISLIAIPVIWKNRHEFKSLGWRHVGALLFISWGGSGIATILFTMGLTSGNLNAVLLLQKLQPLFAIILASLLLKEKLPRHFSVLFILALGGTYLLTFGFTLPIGHWSEFIQVGSLLSLGAAALWGGSTVMGRLMVGQMKYETVTSLRFVLALPLLSVITWSEGAAWNLPAAGTTDFAAVMLNLIGQALLPGLLSLLVYYKGLTTTKASVATLGELSFPMVGVLINWIVFREVITYAQITGFLLIWFALFMISRQSDSSSLAGEQG; this is encoded by the coding sequence ATGGAAAATGTAAGCTCAAGTGTTAAGGTGCAGCCGACCTCAACGGCGAAAGGGAAAAGCAGCTTTAAAGGTGGATTTTGGCTGGTTGTATTGGGAGCGGCTCTGTGGGGTGTAGATCCCCTGTTCCGGATCATTCTTCTGAAGAATATGACTTCCTCTCAGATCGTACTGCTTGAACATGTTATTATATCTCTTATTGCGATACCGGTTATCTGGAAAAATCGTCACGAGTTCAAGAGTCTCGGTTGGCGGCATGTTGGTGCGCTGCTCTTCATATCATGGGGCGGCTCGGGTATAGCCACCATCCTGTTCACGATGGGACTGACGAGCGGGAACCTGAACGCCGTGCTATTACTGCAGAAGCTACAACCGTTATTTGCCATTATTTTGGCCAGTCTGCTACTTAAGGAAAAGCTTCCACGTCATTTTTCAGTTCTCTTTATCTTGGCACTTGGCGGTACGTATTTACTCACCTTCGGATTCACGCTTCCGATTGGCCATTGGAGCGAGTTTATACAGGTCGGAAGTCTGCTCTCACTAGGTGCTGCTGCACTGTGGGGCGGATCGACAGTGATGGGACGTTTGATGGTCGGTCAGATGAAATATGAGACGGTCACGTCTCTGCGGTTTGTTCTGGCTCTTCCACTGCTCAGCGTCATTACATGGAGTGAAGGAGCAGCATGGAATTTGCCGGCTGCCGGAACAACGGATTTTGCCGCGGTTATGCTTAATCTGATCGGTCAAGCACTGCTGCCGGGATTGCTTAGTCTGCTAGTGTATTACAAAGGACTTACGACAACGAAAGCGTCGGTAGCGACGCTTGGGGAGCTGAGCTTCCCAATGGTAGGGGTGCTGATTAACTGGATCGTGTTCCGCGAGGTTATAACTTACGCTCAAATTACGGGCTTCCTGCTGATCTGGTTCGCACTGTTTATGATCTCCAGACAATCAGATTCCAGCTCTCTGGCGGGAGAGCAGGGATAA
- a CDS encoding GNAT family N-acetyltransferase has protein sequence MLFESARIKFRKMTTNDVQMYNQWRNDLEVMTTTSPSLDLFTEEDTHEFVSHVILGSDTSKSYIILDKQSDRPIGIISLIQLDYKNRNAECIIDIGEKDYWGKGYGTEALRLLLDYAFLELNLHRVSLRVFSFNQKAIHLYEKIGFKHEGASRQAIFRDGAWGDIVQMGILQHEYLTAR, from the coding sequence ATGCTATTTGAATCTGCTAGAATTAAATTCCGCAAGATGACAACGAATGATGTGCAGATGTACAACCAATGGAGAAATGACCTTGAGGTCATGACAACGACCAGTCCTTCACTAGATTTGTTTACTGAGGAAGATACACACGAATTTGTCAGCCATGTGATTTTGGGATCTGACACTTCCAAAAGCTATATCATCCTGGACAAGCAAAGCGATCGGCCGATTGGCATCATTTCTCTCATTCAGTTGGATTACAAAAACCGCAATGCGGAGTGTATTATCGATATTGGCGAAAAAGACTACTGGGGCAAGGGCTATGGAACCGAGGCGCTCCGATTGCTGCTGGATTATGCATTTTTGGAGCTGAATTTGCACAGGGTCTCTTTAAGGGTGTTCTCTTTTAATCAGAAAGCGATACACTTATATGAAAAAATAGGGTTCAAGCATGAAGGGGCTTCCCGGCAAGCGATCTTCCGGGACGGTGCATGGGGCGACATTGTCCAGATGGGGATTCTTCAGCATGAGTATCTGACAGCTAGATAA
- a CDS encoding TetR family transcriptional regulator produces MSPRVSEQYKQQKKTDLLKAAKQVFTAKGYHRATMQDVMDAAGVSRGALYAYFDNIEHVYVELLRLEDEEDALSFQIEDGTQTYWKQLTGWLLTQQKGMEAGEPSLALANAEYFLSLHYRTDSGNESYMNMRYQRLIEVLTSFFQKGASQGEFNPSVPIGHIARYLISCMDGIVLNTARLGHDITKVDEQMEMLVFSLKSMLFRDGYKGD; encoded by the coding sequence AAAAAACGGACTTGCTGAAGGCGGCAAAACAAGTGTTTACTGCCAAAGGGTATCATCGCGCTACGATGCAGGATGTGATGGATGCAGCTGGAGTGTCCAGAGGGGCGCTGTATGCCTATTTTGACAATATTGAACATGTCTATGTAGAGCTGCTTCGGTTGGAGGATGAAGAAGATGCTCTGTCTTTTCAAATCGAAGATGGCACACAGACGTACTGGAAGCAGCTGACGGGATGGCTCTTAACGCAGCAGAAGGGGATGGAAGCTGGAGAGCCATCGCTTGCATTGGCTAATGCCGAGTACTTTTTGTCGTTACATTATCGAACGGATTCAGGAAACGAGAGTTACATGAACATGCGTTACCAGAGACTAATTGAGGTATTAACCTCATTTTTTCAAAAAGGAGCTTCGCAAGGCGAATTCAACCCAAGTGTGCCCATCGGTCATATTGCTCGCTATCTTATTTCATGTATGGATGGAATCGTACTTAATACTGCTCGCCTGGGTCATGACATAACAAAGGTAGATGAACAGATGGAAATGCTGGTGTTTTCTTTGAAGTCCATGTTGTTCCGGGACGGATATAAGGGAGATTGA